The following coding sequences are from one Kallotenue papyrolyticum window:
- a CDS encoding alpha/beta fold hydrolase → MQHWTSGTVAANGIHLHYTRTGDGRQPALVLAHGVTDDGLCWAPLAEALAPAYDVIMVDARGHGRSDAPAWGYGPLDQARDLAGVITALALRAPVVLGHSMGAVTTLALAGLVPDLPGAILLEDPPAWWLPERSTARVEQARAIRAWIESLRGQTREQLIAGQRAQTPHWSATELERWAAAKLCLRADLDALFNPDNIRRVDWDTLLRQVRCPALLITADVERGALLNAEGVAALQALIPQLRVAHVPAAGHSIRRDQPERFLEIVRGFLEEQAR, encoded by the coding sequence ATGCAACACTGGACATCGGGCACCGTCGCAGCGAACGGCATCCATCTGCACTACACCCGCACCGGCGACGGGCGGCAACCGGCGCTGGTGCTGGCCCATGGCGTGACCGATGACGGGCTGTGCTGGGCGCCGCTGGCCGAAGCACTGGCGCCGGCCTATGATGTGATCATGGTGGATGCGCGCGGGCATGGCCGCTCCGACGCACCCGCGTGGGGCTACGGTCCGCTGGACCAGGCCCGCGATCTGGCGGGGGTGATCACGGCGCTGGCGCTGCGCGCGCCGGTGGTGCTCGGTCATTCGATGGGCGCGGTGACGACGCTGGCGCTGGCCGGGCTCGTTCCCGATCTGCCGGGTGCGATCCTGCTTGAAGATCCGCCGGCGTGGTGGTTGCCGGAGCGTTCGACGGCGCGTGTCGAGCAGGCGCGCGCTATCCGCGCCTGGATCGAGAGCCTGCGGGGCCAGACCCGCGAGCAGCTCATCGCCGGGCAGCGCGCGCAGACGCCGCACTGGTCGGCCACCGAGCTGGAGCGTTGGGCCGCTGCCAAGCTGTGCCTGCGCGCCGATCTGGACGCGCTGTTCAATCCGGACAACATCCGTCGTGTCGATTGGGACACGCTGCTGCGGCAGGTGCGCTGTCCTGCGCTGCTGATCACCGCCGATGTGGAGCGCGGCGCGCTGCTCAACGCCGAGGGTGTGGCCGCACTTCAGGCGCTGATCCCGCAACTACGCGTGGCGCATGTGCCGGCTGCTGGGCATAGCATTCGCCGCGATCAGCCGGAGCGCTTCCTAGAGATCGTGCGCGGCTTTCTGGAGGAGCAGGCGCGCTGA
- a CDS encoding DUF4286 family protein — translation MSQAQQRAPVRYIVFTWVPDERLEEWNAWHNDVHIPEVLATGLMRSARKYRVHETSFAGEWQPQYATVYELDSLDDVQAYVNGPGQTLREDYHRHYGAVGRIARMVLVEERQF, via the coding sequence ATGAGCCAAGCACAGCAGCGCGCGCCGGTGCGTTACATCGTCTTCACCTGGGTGCCAGATGAGCGGCTGGAGGAGTGGAACGCCTGGCACAACGACGTGCACATTCCCGAGGTGCTGGCCACGGGATTGATGCGCAGCGCGCGCAAGTATCGCGTCCACGAAACCAGCTTCGCGGGCGAGTGGCAGCCGCAGTACGCCACGGTGTATGAGCTGGATAGCCTGGATGATGTTCAGGCCTATGTCAACGGACCAGGCCAGACCCTGCGTGAGGACTACCACCGGCACTATGGTGCGGTTGGCAGGATCGCGCGCATGGTGCTAGTTGAGGAGCGGCAGTTCTGA
- a CDS encoding NUDIX hydrolase, with protein MTTTRDWAATTFVVHQGRTLLLRHRKLGKWLPPGGHIDAHELPDVAALREVEEETGLRVALLDAGGPLGAVRRLAQPLCLLLERITPDHEHIDLIYVARVIEGEVVHAPDEALEWRWYSAEELAAPEVPEDVRELGRQAIALVAAWEREQHP; from the coding sequence ATGACCACCACGCGCGATTGGGCGGCGACGACCTTTGTCGTCCATCAAGGGCGCACGCTGCTGCTGCGCCATCGCAAGCTGGGGAAATGGCTGCCACCGGGTGGCCACATCGATGCCCACGAACTGCCGGATGTCGCCGCGCTGCGCGAAGTCGAGGAGGAGACCGGCCTGCGCGTCGCGCTGCTCGACGCCGGCGGGCCGCTCGGCGCGGTGCGGCGCCTGGCGCAGCCGCTGTGCCTGCTGTTGGAGCGCATCACGCCCGACCACGAGCATATCGATCTCATCTATGTCGCGCGCGTGATCGAGGGCGAGGTGGTGCACGCGCCCGATGAGGCGCTGGAATGGCGCTGGTACAGCGCCGAAGAGCTGGCCGCGCCCGAGGTGCCGGAGGATGTGCGCGAGTTGGGCCGTCAGGCGATCGCGCTGGTTGCCGCCTGGGAACGGGAGCAACACCCATGA
- a CDS encoding ABC transporter permease, producing MPRSSARHHPLPWLPVLRGALFALPLLFLAIFYLYPLATIIAFSFRDVGWAASGLTAILTDSYFWGVIWFSIWQAALSTLLTLLVGLPAAYVFARYALPGATLLRALATVPFVLPTVVVAAAFAALLGPQGLINTLLQALLGRQALLNLQNTLTLILIAHVFYNFSVVLRLVGGFWANLDPRVEEAARVLGASRWRVWWEVTLPLLLPAVLAAALLIFLFTFTAFGTVLILGGPRFATIEVEIYRQAVNFFNLPVAAALSILQIVITLALTVVYTRLQERASRPLELRPQAVTRLPLIGWRRRLLAGAVIALIAVLLLLPLLALAYRSLTLGGRWTLAYYQLLSLNQRNEFFFVPPLTAVRHSLLFAGATTLLALLIGVPAAYLLTRRGALRAIFDPLFILPLGTSAVTLGFGYIITFDTPPLNLRTSPLLIPLAHTLIAFPFVVRAVLPALRAINPRLREAAAVQGAGPLRVLWEVDVPIVARAVLVGAVFAFTVSMGEFGATLLINLPQYPTMPVLIYRFLGLPGVTNYGQALAMSTLLMLVTTLGFVAIERFRLGDIGEF from the coding sequence ATGCCTCGCTCGTCCGCGCGCCATCATCCCTTGCCTTGGCTGCCGGTGCTGCGTGGTGCGCTGTTCGCGCTGCCGCTGCTGTTTCTGGCGATCTTCTACCTGTATCCGCTGGCGACGATCATCGCCTTCAGTTTTCGTGATGTGGGCTGGGCCGCCAGCGGCCTCACCGCGATCCTCACCGACAGCTACTTCTGGGGCGTGATCTGGTTCAGCATCTGGCAGGCAGCGCTGTCAACTTTGCTGACACTGCTGGTCGGCTTGCCGGCGGCCTATGTCTTTGCACGCTATGCCCTGCCAGGCGCGACGCTGCTGCGCGCCCTGGCGACGGTGCCCTTCGTGCTGCCGACGGTGGTGGTCGCCGCGGCCTTTGCGGCGCTGCTGGGCCCGCAAGGGCTGATCAACACGTTGCTCCAGGCCCTGCTGGGCCGCCAGGCGCTGCTCAATCTGCAGAACACGCTGACGCTGATCCTGATCGCCCATGTCTTCTACAACTTCAGCGTGGTCTTGCGGCTGGTGGGCGGCTTCTGGGCCAACCTTGATCCACGCGTGGAGGAGGCGGCGCGCGTGCTGGGCGCCAGCCGCTGGCGCGTCTGGTGGGAGGTGACGCTGCCGTTGCTCCTGCCGGCGGTGCTGGCTGCGGCGCTGCTGATCTTTCTCTTCACCTTCACCGCCTTCGGTACGGTGCTGATCCTGGGCGGACCGCGCTTCGCGACGATCGAGGTCGAAATCTATCGCCAGGCCGTCAACTTCTTCAACCTGCCGGTGGCTGCGGCGCTCTCGATCCTGCAGATCGTGATCACGTTGGCGCTAACGGTGGTCTATACCCGTCTGCAGGAGCGCGCCAGCCGCCCGCTGGAGCTGCGTCCGCAGGCTGTTACGCGCCTGCCGCTGATCGGCTGGCGCCGGCGACTGCTGGCCGGCGCGGTCATCGCCCTGATCGCCGTGCTGCTGCTGTTGCCCCTGCTGGCGCTGGCCTATCGCTCGCTGACGTTGGGTGGCCGGTGGACACTGGCCTACTACCAGCTGTTGAGTCTCAACCAGCGCAACGAGTTCTTTTTCGTACCGCCGCTCACCGCCGTGCGCCATTCGCTCCTGTTCGCCGGCGCGACCACGCTGCTGGCGCTGCTGATCGGCGTGCCGGCGGCCTACCTGCTGACGCGCCGTGGCGCGCTACGCGCGATCTTCGATCCGCTGTTTATCCTGCCGCTGGGCACCTCAGCGGTCACGCTGGGTTTTGGCTATATCATCACCTTCGACACGCCGCCGCTCAACCTGCGCACCTCGCCGCTGCTGATCCCACTGGCGCATACGCTGATCGCCTTTCCGTTTGTGGTGCGCGCGGTGCTGCCCGCGCTGCGGGCGATCAATCCACGGCTGCGCGAAGCGGCCGCCGTGCAGGGTGCTGGGCCGTTGCGTGTGCTGTGGGAGGTGGATGTGCCGATCGTGGCGCGCGCGGTGCTGGTGGGCGCGGTCTTCGCCTTCACCGTCTCCATGGGCGAGTTCGGCGCGACATTGCTGATCAACCTGCCGCAGTATCCGACCATGCCGGTACTGATCTACCGCTTCCTGGGGCTGCCGGGCGTGACCAACTATGGCCAGGCGCTGGCGATGTCCACGCTGCTGATGCTGGTGACGACGCTGGGCTTCGTGGCGATCGAGCGCTTCCGTCTCGGCGACATCGGTGAGTTTTGA
- a CDS encoding thiamine ABC transporter substrate-binding protein, with the protein MPRRSIMLLLALVLAACGTGATPTETTPPAETPAAASPSAAPAATAAPLEVTSVTTEQYPATLTIMAHDSFNLSAEVVAEFERANNVKVQFLKAGDAGEALNRALLTRGNPLADVFFGVDNTFLSRALQGDIFEPYAPQGLDQIPAEFQLDPQHRLIPIDYGFVNLNYDKRSELFRDIANPEQLPLEELTKPKFRNAVVTENPATSSPGLAFLLATIDYFGEERWLDWWAQMRDNELVVVDGWTTAYYTNFSGSSGQGPQPIVVSYSTSPAAEVYFSEGQLTEPVTGNIFPPKAAFRQIEFAGILKGTPNRELAQRWMDYMLSRRVQDDVMPQMVVYPVLPSAQIPEVFQRFAPLPPQPAQIDPETIARNRDRWIQEWTRTVLR; encoded by the coding sequence ATGCCACGACGATCGATCATGCTGCTGCTGGCGCTGGTGCTGGCGGCCTGCGGCACCGGCGCAACGCCGACGGAAACTACGCCGCCGGCTGAGACCCCGGCGGCAGCTAGTCCGTCAGCCGCGCCTGCGGCAACCGCGGCGCCGCTGGAGGTCACCAGCGTCACTACGGAGCAGTATCCGGCCACACTGACGATCATGGCGCACGATAGCTTCAATCTCAGCGCCGAGGTGGTGGCCGAGTTCGAACGGGCCAACAACGTCAAGGTGCAGTTCCTCAAAGCCGGCGATGCCGGCGAGGCGCTCAACCGCGCGCTGCTGACGCGCGGCAATCCCCTGGCAGATGTCTTCTTCGGCGTAGACAACACCTTTCTGAGCCGCGCGCTGCAGGGCGATATCTTCGAGCCCTACGCGCCGCAGGGGCTGGATCAGATTCCGGCAGAGTTCCAGCTCGATCCCCAGCACCGCCTGATCCCGATCGACTACGGCTTTGTCAACCTCAACTACGACAAGCGCAGCGAGCTGTTCCGCGACATCGCCAATCCCGAACAGTTGCCGCTGGAGGAGCTGACCAAGCCCAAGTTCCGCAATGCAGTAGTGACCGAGAATCCGGCGACCTCATCCCCGGGCCTGGCCTTTCTGCTGGCGACGATCGACTACTTCGGTGAGGAGCGCTGGCTCGACTGGTGGGCGCAGATGCGCGACAACGAGCTGGTGGTGGTCGATGGCTGGACCACGGCCTACTACACCAACTTCAGCGGTTCGTCCGGCCAGGGTCCGCAACCGATCGTGGTCAGCTACTCCACCTCGCCCGCGGCGGAGGTCTACTTCTCCGAGGGTCAGCTCACGGAGCCGGTGACCGGCAACATCTTCCCGCCCAAGGCCGCCTTCCGGCAGATCGAGTTTGCCGGCATTCTCAAGGGTACGCCCAACCGGGAGCTGGCGCAGCGCTGGATGGACTACATGCTCTCCCGGCGCGTGCAGGACGATGTGATGCCGCAGATGGTGGTCTATCCCGTGCTGCCGTCGGCGCAGATCCCTGAGGTCTTTCAACGCTTCGCGCCGCTGCCGCCGCAGCCGGCGCAGATCGATCCCGAAACGATCGCACGCAATCGTGATCGCTGGATCCAGGAGTGGACGCGCACGGTGCTGCGCTAG
- a CDS encoding serine hydrolase codes for MSWAALERWLAAQPGEYSVCVVRDGAQVYGYREHVPRSAASLIKVPLALAVLDAGLDLEQRVLLREADRVAGCGSLDAAPAGTLATLRQLIVHALVESDNTAANLLIARLGMPAVNRWLAEHGLTQTRLRRRFMDLDALRAGCDNTTSAAEMCAILALLLDPRRCWLLELLRQVADDDKLGAGLPPGTPLAHKVGDLPGVEHDAGIVWTPGGPLIMAALACALPDAATGRAAIRHIARVVWRQITVDAGPTRQGAAHEPASGAWSDGHCAG; via the coding sequence ATGAGCTGGGCGGCGCTGGAGCGCTGGCTGGCCGCGCAGCCCGGCGAGTACAGTGTGTGCGTTGTGCGCGACGGTGCGCAGGTGTACGGCTACCGCGAACACGTACCCCGTTCGGCGGCCAGTCTGATCAAAGTGCCGCTGGCACTGGCCGTGCTCGACGCGGGCCTGGATCTCGAACAGCGCGTTCTGCTGCGCGAGGCGGATCGCGTCGCAGGCTGCGGCAGTCTGGATGCCGCGCCCGCCGGCACGCTGGCGACGCTGCGTCAGTTGATCGTCCATGCCCTGGTGGAGAGCGACAACACCGCGGCCAACCTGCTGATCGCGCGGCTGGGCATGCCGGCGGTCAACCGCTGGCTGGCCGAGCACGGTCTGACCCAGACGCGCCTACGCCGACGCTTCATGGATCTGGACGCCTTGCGCGCCGGATGCGACAACACAACCAGCGCCGCGGAGATGTGTGCGATCCTGGCACTGCTGCTCGATCCTCGCCGTTGCTGGCTGCTGGAGCTGCTCCGGCAGGTCGCCGACGATGACAAGCTGGGCGCCGGCCTCCCACCGGGCACGCCGCTGGCACACAAAGTCGGCGATCTGCCGGGCGTGGAACACGACGCCGGCATCGTCTGGACGCCGGGCGGCCCGTTGATCATGGCGGCGCTGGCTTGCGCGCTGCCCGATGCAGCGACCGGACGTGCTGCGATCCGCCACATAGCGCGCGTTGTGTGGCGGCAGATAACCGTTGATGCCGGACCAACCCGGCAAGGAGCAGCCCATGAACCTGCGAGTGGCGCTTGGTCAGATGGACATTGCGCTGGGTGA
- a CDS encoding nitrilase-related carbon-nitrogen hydrolase: MNLRVALGQMDIALGDAEANLRAVQTLAAQAAAAGAHLLVLPELWGSGYLLERAQELADELNTGLFAAVATLARHHRLAICGSLLEWDATSGQVYNTATCYDAEGRLLGWYRKTHLIGLMDEDRYLAAGDAAPVFDTPWGRAALAICYDLRFPELFRRYALDGATLVLLPAEWPVQRIAHWQTLLRARAIENQCFVLACNRVGADRTNRFGGRSAVIDPRGEVLVEGADTPQLLLADLDLHLLDEVRALLPVLRDRRPEVYALDEPRIADERRDA; this comes from the coding sequence ATGAACCTGCGAGTGGCGCTTGGTCAGATGGACATTGCGCTGGGTGATGCGGAAGCCAATCTGCGCGCGGTACAGACCCTGGCGGCCCAGGCCGCCGCCGCGGGCGCGCACCTGCTGGTGCTGCCGGAGCTGTGGGGCAGCGGCTACCTGCTCGAACGGGCGCAGGAGCTGGCCGATGAGCTGAACACCGGTCTCTTCGCTGCCGTGGCCACGCTGGCGCGTCACCACCGGCTGGCGATCTGCGGCTCGCTGCTGGAGTGGGACGCCACCAGCGGCCAGGTGTACAACACCGCCACCTGCTACGACGCCGAGGGCCGCCTGTTGGGCTGGTACCGCAAAACGCACCTGATCGGCCTGATGGACGAGGATCGCTACCTGGCTGCCGGCGACGCTGCGCCGGTGTTTGACACGCCCTGGGGCCGCGCAGCCCTGGCGATCTGCTACGATCTGCGCTTTCCCGAACTGTTCCGCCGCTACGCGCTGGACGGCGCGACGCTGGTGCTGCTGCCGGCGGAGTGGCCCGTGCAGCGCATTGCCCACTGGCAGACACTGCTGCGGGCGCGTGCCATCGAAAATCAGTGCTTTGTGCTGGCCTGTAACCGCGTCGGCGCCGACCGCACCAACCGCTTCGGTGGCCGATCGGCGGTCATCGACCCGCGCGGCGAGGTCCTAGTCGAGGGCGCGGACACGCCGCAACTGCTGCTGGCCGATCTCGACCTGCACCTGCTTGACGAGGTGCGCGCGCTGCTGCCCGTGTTGCGCGATCGGCGTCCCGAGGTCTACGCGCTGGACGAGCCGCGCATTGCCGACGAGCGGCGCGACGCCTAA
- a CDS encoding ATP-dependent helicase, which produces MLTLNALQIAAARAPLEPPTKIIAGAGTGKTETLAARYVACVQQGIPPERILLLTFTEDAAAEMRARVTVRLREAGLDLPPHALLHPWISTFHGFALRLLQRYGFEVGLPPTPRLLNDDEQREIQQALREELETRLRLPDGYDPLAHTVYRWENDEVWKRALAIFSALRRGGGTPAELAPHPALAEHQQRVCAAQRAQLVPLIGYCWQTYVRQLQQRGQLDFDELLRAATRLLQAVPAIRTRFDIVMVDEFQDTNRPQFELLRALAPALQRVTVVGDPRQAIYGWNAARAELIVAFPFRAPPEAPGQEYTLSQNYRSHPAIIEVANLALSGSELSRFAPLEPASTGALQTPPADDAVVSLHLLPTLDDEARFIAAQIARLHAQGWPYAAMAVLQRARSEQARLLAALRDHNIPYVVRGGSGFYLHHLVRLTAALLRLIADPTDRAAWAHVLESPLIGLPAPLIAACAPFDAWLDAPEALPPDLPQREAIGLRLSNVHVLLTAARQRWGVLAPADYLDWLWQAGGIWHSAAQSGDPTAGLVLRQLLREADAYAAAHPADGIAGFAVLLEQRIATQPRVPLPAPPSADAVEVVTVHQAKGREWPVVFVWNTALPGKRSGEVEHVLWDEHWQLVITPDDARRHPPLEALRHDFRRRRRNEERAIWYVALTRARERLYVTHSGCALRDGTFADAQAGPARTTDGQPGGDAAHVHFFHELWHQLHARPGAIVCRDETSAAPPATR; this is translated from the coding sequence ATGCTCACGCTCAACGCGCTCCAGATCGCAGCGGCGCGCGCGCCGCTCGAACCGCCCACCAAAATCATTGCCGGTGCAGGCACAGGCAAGACCGAAACGCTGGCCGCGCGCTATGTGGCCTGTGTGCAGCAGGGCATCCCACCCGAACGCATCCTGCTGCTGACCTTTACCGAAGATGCCGCCGCCGAGATGCGCGCGCGCGTCACCGTACGCCTGCGTGAGGCCGGGCTCGATCTCCCGCCGCACGCGCTGCTGCACCCCTGGATCAGCACCTTCCACGGCTTTGCGCTGCGTCTGCTGCAGCGCTATGGTTTCGAGGTCGGTCTGCCTCCTACGCCACGCCTGTTGAACGACGACGAGCAGCGCGAGATCCAGCAGGCGCTGCGCGAGGAGCTCGAAACCAGGCTGCGCCTGCCCGACGGCTACGATCCGCTCGCGCACACCGTGTACCGTTGGGAGAACGACGAGGTCTGGAAGCGGGCCCTGGCGATCTTCAGCGCGCTGCGGCGTGGCGGTGGCACGCCCGCCGAGCTGGCGCCGCATCCCGCGCTAGCCGAACACCAGCAGCGCGTCTGCGCCGCCCAGCGCGCGCAACTGGTGCCATTGATCGGCTACTGCTGGCAGACCTATGTGCGGCAGTTGCAGCAGCGCGGCCAGCTCGATTTCGATGAGCTGCTGCGCGCCGCCACGCGCCTGCTGCAGGCGGTGCCCGCCATCCGCACCCGTTTCGATATCGTGATGGTGGACGAGTTCCAGGATACCAACCGCCCTCAGTTCGAACTGCTGCGCGCGCTCGCGCCCGCCTTGCAGCGCGTGACGGTAGTCGGCGATCCGCGCCAGGCGATCTACGGCTGGAACGCGGCGCGCGCCGAACTGATCGTCGCCTTTCCGTTCCGCGCCCCGCCGGAAGCGCCCGGTCAGGAATATACGCTCAGCCAGAACTATCGCTCCCATCCGGCGATTATCGAGGTGGCCAATCTGGCGCTGAGCGGCAGCGAGCTGAGCCGCTTCGCGCCGCTCGAGCCGGCGTCCACGGGCGCGCTCCAGACACCGCCGGCGGACGACGCGGTGGTATCGCTGCACCTGCTGCCGACCTTGGACGATGAGGCGCGCTTCATCGCGGCGCAGATCGCACGCCTGCATGCGCAGGGATGGCCCTACGCCGCCATGGCCGTGCTGCAACGCGCCCGCAGTGAGCAGGCCCGCCTGCTGGCCGCGCTGCGTGACCACAACATTCCCTACGTCGTGCGCGGCGGGAGCGGCTTCTACCTCCACCACCTGGTGCGCCTGACCGCGGCACTGCTGCGGTTGATCGCCGATCCCACCGATCGCGCCGCCTGGGCGCACGTGCTGGAAAGCCCGTTGATCGGCCTGCCGGCCCCATTGATCGCCGCCTGCGCCCCGTTTGATGCCTGGCTGGACGCACCCGAGGCCCTGCCGCCCGATCTGCCGCAGCGCGAAGCGATCGGCCTGCGCCTCAGCAACGTACACGTCCTGCTCACCGCGGCGCGCCAGCGCTGGGGCGTGCTTGCGCCGGCTGACTACCTCGACTGGCTCTGGCAGGCCGGCGGCATCTGGCACAGCGCGGCGCAGAGCGGAGATCCCACCGCTGGCCTGGTGCTGCGCCAGCTGCTGCGTGAAGCAGACGCGTATGCTGCCGCGCATCCTGCCGACGGCATCGCCGGCTTCGCCGTGCTGCTCGAGCAGCGCATCGCCACCCAGCCGCGCGTGCCACTGCCTGCCCCGCCCAGCGCCGACGCGGTCGAGGTCGTCACGGTGCATCAGGCCAAGGGCCGCGAATGGCCGGTGGTCTTTGTCTGGAACACAGCCCTGCCGGGCAAACGCTCCGGCGAGGTCGAGCACGTGCTGTGGGATGAGCACTGGCAGTTGGTGATCACTCCTGACGATGCGCGGCGCCACCCGCCGCTGGAAGCGCTGCGCCACGACTTCCGGCGGCGCCGCCGCAACGAGGAGCGCGCGATCTGGTACGTCGCCCTGACGCGCGCGCGCGAACGGCTCTACGTGACGCACAGCGGCTGCGCCCTGCGCGACGGCACCTTCGCCGATGCGCAGGCCGGCCCGGCGCGCACCACCGACGGCCAGCCTGGCGGCGATGCCGCACATGTCCACTTTTTCCACGAACTCTGGCACCAGCTCCACGCGCGGCCGGGCGCGATCGTCTGTCGGGATGAGACTTCGGCTGCGCCGCCGGCCACGCGCTGA
- a CDS encoding helix-turn-helix domain-containing protein encodes MGTIRLRLREMIAQYAAHTDQRLTLEDVAHATGIDRTTLTMLADNQVGQIDLDHLARLCDYLHCAPADLLEYRRADAEAETLDAREIVSQWEAEYGADEHPRR; translated from the coding sequence ATGGGTACGATCCGACTACGCCTGCGCGAGATGATCGCTCAGTATGCGGCGCACACCGACCAACGCCTGACGCTGGAGGACGTCGCCCACGCCACCGGTATCGACCGGACGACGCTGACCATGCTGGCCGACAACCAGGTTGGGCAGATCGACCTGGATCACCTGGCGCGGCTCTGCGACTACCTGCACTGCGCCCCGGCGGACCTGCTGGAGTACCGGCGCGCCGACGCAGAGGCAGAGACGCTCGACGCGCGCGAGATTGTCAGCCAGTGGGAAGCCGAGTATGGCGCAGATGAACACCCGCGCCGCTAA
- a CDS encoding phosphoglycerate kinase, whose product MKKKTIRDIDWQGKRALVRVDFNVPLDDQRQITDDTRIRAALPTIQYLLDHGASVVLLSHLGRPKNKVVDALRLDPVARRLSELLGRPVKKIDVTTGPEAEAAAQALQPGEVLLLENTRFDPREEANDESMARELARLGDIFVNDAFGAAHRAHASTEGVARFLPAVAGLLMEQELEYIGGAIEHPQRPFVTVIGGAKISDKIGVIDNLLGKVDALLIGGGMANTFLLAQGYRVGDSLVEPESVDTARALLRQAEERGVKLLLPVDVVIADAFDNNANKRVVAVDQVPDGWRILDIGPETIRRFSDEIKRAKTVIWNGPMGVFELPAFAEGTRAIAQALAEADAVTIVGGGDSVAAVEQMGLAERMTHISTGGGASLELLEGKELPGVAALQDA is encoded by the coding sequence ATGAAGAAGAAAACCATCCGCGATATCGATTGGCAGGGCAAACGCGCGCTGGTGCGCGTTGATTTCAACGTGCCGCTGGACGATCAGCGCCAGATTACCGACGACACGCGCATTCGCGCCGCGCTGCCGACGATCCAGTACCTGCTCGATCACGGCGCGAGCGTGGTGTTGCTGTCGCACCTGGGGCGTCCCAAGAACAAGGTTGTCGATGCGTTGCGCCTCGATCCGGTTGCCAGGCGGCTCAGCGAGCTGCTGGGCCGTCCGGTCAAGAAGATCGACGTCACCACCGGCCCGGAGGCCGAAGCCGCGGCGCAGGCGCTGCAGCCCGGCGAGGTCTTGCTGCTGGAGAATACGCGCTTCGATCCGCGCGAGGAGGCCAACGACGAGAGCATGGCGCGCGAGCTGGCGCGGCTGGGCGATATCTTCGTCAATGATGCCTTCGGCGCGGCGCACCGCGCGCATGCGTCAACCGAGGGCGTGGCCCGCTTTCTACCGGCGGTCGCCGGCCTGCTGATGGAGCAGGAGCTGGAATACATCGGCGGCGCGATCGAGCACCCGCAGCGGCCCTTCGTCACGGTCATCGGCGGCGCCAAGATCAGCGACAAGATCGGCGTGATCGACAACCTGCTCGGCAAGGTCGATGCGCTGCTGATCGGCGGCGGCATGGCCAACACCTTTCTGCTGGCGCAGGGCTACCGGGTGGGTGACTCGCTGGTCGAGCCCGAGAGCGTGGATACGGCGCGCGCACTGCTGCGCCAGGCCGAGGAGCGTGGTGTGAAGCTGCTGCTGCCGGTGGATGTGGTGATCGCCGATGCCTTCGACAACAACGCCAACAAGCGCGTCGTGGCGGTGGATCAGGTGCCCGACGGCTGGCGCATCCTCGACATCGGGCCAGAGACGATCCGGCGCTTCAGCGACGAGATCAAACGCGCCAAGACCGTGATCTGGAACGGGCCGATGGGCGTCTTCGAGCTGCCGGCCTTTGCCGAAGGCACCCGTGCTATCGCCCAGGCGCTGGCCGAGGCCGATGCCGTGACGATCGTCGGCGGCGGCGACAGCGTGGCGGCAGTGGAGCAGATGGGCCTGGCCGAGCGCATGACGCACATCTCCACCGGCGGCGGTGCGTCGCTGGAATTGCTGGAGGGCAAGGAGTTGCCGGGCGTCGCCGCGCTGCAGGACGCCTGA